In Acinonyx jubatus isolate Ajub_Pintada_27869175 chromosome A3, VMU_Ajub_asm_v1.0, whole genome shotgun sequence, a genomic segment contains:
- the CENPO gene encoding centromere protein O isoform X1, with the protein MEWANDKSKGGVLAHLERLETQMSRSCKNLEDPPRETAESDLGTKIHKLRCLRDKLRAEVKQRQARIKASTANAEPDQTLEISEQEAVGGKEENMKAILQAYRFTGLSGKRTSRGVCVCISTAFEGNLLDSYFVDLVIQKPLRIHHHSVPVFIPLEEISAKYLQTNIQHFLFCLCEYLNAYAGRKYQADQLQRDFAAFLAGPLQRNSLCNLLSFTYKVEPQGRSFPFCARLLYKDLTTTLPTDVTITYQGTDASSTSWEEQRASHENLFFTKPLHQVFTSFARNGERLDMSLVS; encoded by the exons ATGGAGTGGGCGAATGACAAGTCCAAAGGAG GTGTTTTAGCTCACTTGGAAAGACTAGAGACTCAAATGAGCAGATCCTGTAAAAACTTAGAAGACCCACcgagagagacagcagagagcgATCTTGGGACCAAAATTCATAAACTGAGGTGTCTGCGTGATAAGCTCAGGGCTGAAGTGAAACAGCGTCAAGCCAGA ATTAAAGCATCTACTGCCAATGCAGAACCTGACCAAACATTGGAGATCAGTGAGCAAGAAGCtgtgggaggaaaagaggaaaatatgaaaGCCATTTTGCAGGCATATCGTTTTACag GGCTCAGTGGGAAACGGACCAGCCGAGGGGTCTGTGTCTGCATCAGCACTGCTTTTGAGGGAAATTTGCTGGATTCCTATTTTGTCGACCTTGTCATACAGAAGCCACTTCGGATACATCACCATTCAGTTCCAGTCTTCATTCCCCTAGAGGAGATATCTGCAAAATACTTACAGACTAATATTCAGCACTTCCTGTTCTGTCTCTGCGAATACCTAAATGCTTACGCTGGGAGGAAGTACCAGGCAGATCAACTTCAG AGAGACTTTGCAGCCTTTCTGGCTGGGCCCTTGCAGAGAAACTCGCTGTGCAACTTGCTGTCGTTTACTTACAAAGTGGAGCCACAGGGTCGGTCTTTCCCATTTTGTGCTAGACTGCTGTATAAGGACCTCACGACAACCCTTCCAACTGACGTCACCATTACGTACCAAG ggaCGGACGCCTCGTCCACTTCATGGGAAGAACAGCGAGCATCCcatgaaaatctgttttttacGAAGCCCCTGCATCAAGTGTTTACTTCGTTTGCAAGAAACGGAGAAAGGTTGGATATGAGCCTGGTCTCCTAG
- the CENPO gene encoding centromere protein O isoform X2 yields MEWANDKSKGGVLAHLERLETQMSRSCKNLEDPPRETAESDLGTKIHKLRCLRDKLRAEVKQRQARIKASTANAEPDQTLEISEQEAVGGKEENMKAILQAYRFTGLSGKRTSRGVCVCISTAFEGNLLDSYFVDLVIQKPLRIHHHSVPVFIPLEEISAKYLQTNIQHFLFCLCEYLNAYAGRKYQADQLQRDFAAFLAGPLQRNSLCNLLSFTYKVEPQGRSFPFCARLLYKDLTTTLPTDVTITYQGTDASSTSWEEQRASHENLFFTKPLHQVFTSFARNGER; encoded by the exons ATGGAGTGGGCGAATGACAAGTCCAAAGGAG GTGTTTTAGCTCACTTGGAAAGACTAGAGACTCAAATGAGCAGATCCTGTAAAAACTTAGAAGACCCACcgagagagacagcagagagcgATCTTGGGACCAAAATTCATAAACTGAGGTGTCTGCGTGATAAGCTCAGGGCTGAAGTGAAACAGCGTCAAGCCAGA ATTAAAGCATCTACTGCCAATGCAGAACCTGACCAAACATTGGAGATCAGTGAGCAAGAAGCtgtgggaggaaaagaggaaaatatgaaaGCCATTTTGCAGGCATATCGTTTTACag GGCTCAGTGGGAAACGGACCAGCCGAGGGGTCTGTGTCTGCATCAGCACTGCTTTTGAGGGAAATTTGCTGGATTCCTATTTTGTCGACCTTGTCATACAGAAGCCACTTCGGATACATCACCATTCAGTTCCAGTCTTCATTCCCCTAGAGGAGATATCTGCAAAATACTTACAGACTAATATTCAGCACTTCCTGTTCTGTCTCTGCGAATACCTAAATGCTTACGCTGGGAGGAAGTACCAGGCAGATCAACTTCAG AGAGACTTTGCAGCCTTTCTGGCTGGGCCCTTGCAGAGAAACTCGCTGTGCAACTTGCTGTCGTTTACTTACAAAGTGGAGCCACAGGGTCGGTCTTTCCCATTTTGTGCTAGACTGCTGTATAAGGACCTCACGACAACCCTTCCAACTGACGTCACCATTACGTACCAAG ggaCGGACGCCTCGTCCACTTCATGGGAAGAACAGCGAGCATCCcatgaaaatctgttttttacGAAGCCCCTGCATCAAGTGTTTACTTCGTTTGCAAGAAACGGAGAAAG
- the CENPO gene encoding centromere protein O isoform X3: MEWANDKSKGGVLAHLERLETQMSRSCKNLEDPPRETAESDLGTKIHKLRCLRDKLRAEVKQRQARIKASTANAEPDQTLEISEQEAVGGKEENMKAILQAYRFTGLSGKRTSRGVCVCISTAFEGNLLDSYFVDLVIQKPLRIHHHSVPVFIPLEEISAKYLQTNIQHFLFCLCEYLNAYAGRKYQADQLQGRTPRPLHGKNSEHPMKICFLRSPCIKCLLRLQETEKGKRKYCTFCSHD; this comes from the exons ATGGAGTGGGCGAATGACAAGTCCAAAGGAG GTGTTTTAGCTCACTTGGAAAGACTAGAGACTCAAATGAGCAGATCCTGTAAAAACTTAGAAGACCCACcgagagagacagcagagagcgATCTTGGGACCAAAATTCATAAACTGAGGTGTCTGCGTGATAAGCTCAGGGCTGAAGTGAAACAGCGTCAAGCCAGA ATTAAAGCATCTACTGCCAATGCAGAACCTGACCAAACATTGGAGATCAGTGAGCAAGAAGCtgtgggaggaaaagaggaaaatatgaaaGCCATTTTGCAGGCATATCGTTTTACag GGCTCAGTGGGAAACGGACCAGCCGAGGGGTCTGTGTCTGCATCAGCACTGCTTTTGAGGGAAATTTGCTGGATTCCTATTTTGTCGACCTTGTCATACAGAAGCCACTTCGGATACATCACCATTCAGTTCCAGTCTTCATTCCCCTAGAGGAGATATCTGCAAAATACTTACAGACTAATATTCAGCACTTCCTGTTCTGTCTCTGCGAATACCTAAATGCTTACGCTGGGAGGAAGTACCAGGCAGATCAACTTCAG ggaCGGACGCCTCGTCCACTTCATGGGAAGAACAGCGAGCATCCcatgaaaatctgttttttacGAAGCCCCTGCATCAAGTGTTTACTTCGTTTGCAAGAAACGGAGAAAG
- the PTRHD1 gene encoding putative peptidyl-tRNA hydrolase PTRHD1, with the protein MHQGVGPVFLWARKMAASGAEPQILVQYLVLRKDLSQAPFSWPAGAMVAQACHAATAALHIHRDHPHTAAYLRDLGRMRKVVLEAADESTLKELAETLQQSNIDHMLWLEQPENIATCIALRPYPKEEVNQYLKKYRLFK; encoded by the exons ATGCACCAGGGAGTAGGGCCGGTCTTTCTGTGGGCCCGGAAGATGGCGGCCTCTGGCGCAGAGCCGCAGATCCTAGTCCAGTACTTGGTGTTACGAAAGGATCTGTCGCAGGCTCCATTCTCCTGGCCGGCAGGCGCAATGGTAGCGCAGGCTTGTCACGCAGCCACCGCGGCCTTGCACATTCACCGCGACCACCCCCACACGGCCGCTTACCTTCGGGACCTGGGGCGCATGCGCAAGGTGGTCCTCGAG GCTGCAGATGAAAGCACCCTGAAGGAGCTGGCTGAGACCCTGCAACAGAGCAACATTGACCACATGCTGTGGCTGGAGCAGCCAGAGAATATCGCCACTTGCATTGCGCTCCGTCCCTACCCCAAAGAAGAAGTGAACCAGTATTTGAAGAAGTATCGATTGTTCAAGTGA